A stretch of Cupriavidus necator DNA encodes these proteins:
- a CDS encoding SDR family NAD(P)-dependent oxidoreductase, which translates to MNQQERNLGLFADLEGKVALVTGAFGGLGLHFAQTLARAGCKVALAGRRVAEGEAVLAELRKQGGQGCVVALDVRDPASVGAAFETARQQLGPVQVVVNSAGIATTGPAMEVDEDAWQGVIDTNLNGAWRVAQCAARMMREAGSGGSIVNIASILGLRVAQQVPAYTAAKAGLIHLTRSLALEWARHGIRVNALAPGYFETDINRGFFKTDSGRAMIGRIPQRRLGQPRQLDGALLLLASDASDYMTGTVLPVDGGHAVSSL; encoded by the coding sequence ATGAACCAGCAAGAACGCAACCTCGGCCTGTTTGCCGACCTGGAGGGCAAGGTAGCGCTGGTGACCGGGGCCTTTGGCGGCCTGGGCCTGCATTTTGCGCAGACGCTGGCGCGCGCCGGCTGCAAGGTGGCGCTGGCGGGCCGGCGCGTGGCCGAAGGCGAGGCCGTGCTGGCGGAACTGCGCAAGCAGGGCGGGCAAGGCTGCGTCGTAGCGCTCGACGTTAGGGATCCTGCATCGGTCGGCGCGGCGTTCGAGACGGCGCGCCAACAGCTCGGCCCGGTCCAGGTGGTGGTCAACAGCGCCGGCATCGCCACCACCGGGCCGGCCATGGAGGTGGATGAGGACGCCTGGCAAGGCGTGATCGATACCAACCTGAACGGCGCCTGGCGCGTGGCGCAGTGCGCGGCGCGGATGATGCGCGAGGCCGGCAGCGGCGGCAGCATCGTCAATATCGCGTCGATCCTCGGCCTGCGCGTGGCGCAGCAGGTCCCGGCCTACACCGCCGCGAAGGCGGGCCTGATCCACCTGACGCGCTCGCTGGCGCTGGAATGGGCGCGGCACGGGATCCGCGTCAACGCGCTGGCGCCGGGCTATTTCGAGACCGACATCAACCGCGGCTTCTTCAAGACCGACAGCGGCCGGGCCATGATCGGGCGCATTCCGCAGCGCCGGCTCGGCCAGCCCCGCCAGCTCGACGGCGCGCTGCTGCTGCTGGCCTCGGATGCTTCCGACTACATGACCGGTACGGTGCTGCCCGTGGACGGCGGCCACGCGGTCAGCTCGCTCTGA
- a CDS encoding NAD(P)(+) transhydrogenase (Re/Si-specific) subunit beta translates to MNGLSMNMVTLSYLGASVCFIQALKGLSHPTTARRGNTFGMAGMLVAALTTVALIFKLKSELLSGGALILAALVVGGGIGAYVAKKVQMTKMPELVAAMHSLIGLAAVFISVAAVAEPAAFGITVAGSHDIPLGNRIELFIGCFVGAITFSGSVIAFGKLAGRYKFRLFQGAPVVFAGQHWLNLLLAVAMVGFGIAFFLTQAWMPFLVMLAIAFVLGVLIIIPIGGADMPVVVSMLNSYSGWAAAGIGFSLNNPMLIIAGSLVGSSGAILSYIMCRAMNRSFFNVILGGFGSDAAAAGGPAGQAQRNVKSGSADDAAFLMGNAETVIIVPGYGLAVARAQHALKELTEALTEKGVTVKYAIHPVAGRMPGHMNVLLAEAEVPYDQVFEMEDINSEFGQADVVLVLGANDVVNPAAKNDPKSPIAGMPILEAYKAKTIIVNKRSMAAGYAGLDNELFYMDKTMMVFGDAKKVVEDMLKAA, encoded by the coding sequence ATGAATGGCCTGTCGATGAATATGGTGACGCTGTCCTACCTGGGCGCGTCTGTTTGCTTTATCCAGGCGCTCAAGGGGCTGTCACACCCGACCACGGCGCGGCGCGGCAATACCTTCGGCATGGCCGGCATGTTGGTGGCGGCGCTCACCACGGTGGCGCTGATCTTCAAGCTGAAGAGCGAGCTGCTGTCCGGCGGGGCGCTGATCCTGGCGGCGCTGGTAGTGGGCGGCGGCATCGGCGCCTATGTGGCGAAGAAGGTGCAGATGACCAAGATGCCCGAGTTGGTCGCAGCGATGCACTCGCTGATCGGCCTGGCCGCCGTGTTTATTTCGGTGGCGGCAGTGGCGGAGCCCGCTGCCTTCGGCATCACGGTTGCCGGTTCGCATGACATTCCGCTGGGCAACCGCATCGAACTCTTCATCGGCTGCTTCGTCGGCGCCATCACCTTCTCGGGCTCGGTGATCGCCTTCGGCAAGCTGGCCGGGCGCTACAAGTTCCGGCTGTTCCAGGGCGCACCGGTGGTGTTCGCCGGCCAGCACTGGCTGAACCTGCTGCTGGCGGTGGCGATGGTGGGCTTTGGCATTGCGTTCTTCCTGACGCAGGCATGGATGCCGTTCCTGGTCATGCTGGCGATCGCCTTCGTGCTGGGCGTGCTGATCATCATTCCGATCGGCGGCGCCGACATGCCGGTGGTGGTGTCGATGCTGAACTCGTACTCGGGCTGGGCGGCGGCGGGCATCGGCTTCTCGCTGAACAACCCGATGCTGATCATCGCCGGCTCGCTGGTGGGCTCCTCCGGTGCGATCCTGTCGTACATCATGTGCCGGGCGATGAACCGCTCGTTCTTCAACGTGATCCTGGGCGGCTTCGGCAGCGACGCCGCGGCCGCGGGCGGCCCGGCAGGGCAGGCGCAGCGCAACGTGAAATCGGGCTCGGCGGACGACGCCGCCTTCCTGATGGGTAACGCCGAGACGGTCATCATCGTCCCGGGCTATGGCCTGGCGGTGGCGCGCGCGCAGCACGCGCTGAAAGAACTGACCGAAGCGCTCACGGAGAAGGGCGTGACCGTGAAGTACGCAATCCACCCGGTGGCGGGCCGTATGCCGGGCCATATGAACGTGCTGCTGGCCGAGGCCGAGGTGCCGTACGACCAGGTCTTCGAGATGGAAGACATCAACAGCGAGTTCGGCCAGGCCGACGTGGTGCTGGTGCTGGGCGCCAACGACGTGGTCAATCCGGCGGCCAAGAACGACCCCAAGTCGCCGATCGCCGGCATGCCGATCCTGGAGGCCTACAAGGCCAAGACCATCATCGTCAACAAGCGCTCCATGGCCGCCGGCTACGCCGGGCTGGACAACGAGCTGTTCTACATGGACAAGACCATGATGGTGTTCGGCGACGCCAAGAAGGTGGTCGAGGACATGCTCAAGGCCGCCTGA
- a CDS encoding NAD(P) transhydrogenase subunit alpha, whose product MEMVSHTVFNLIIFVLAIYVGYHVVWTVTPALHTPLMAVTNAISAIIIVGAMLAAGLTEGYVGRSMGTLAVALAAVNVFGGFLVTQRMLEMFRKKAPKAQPEAKGQPGGKLAEVAQ is encoded by the coding sequence ATGGAAATGGTTAGCCACACGGTGTTCAACCTGATCATCTTTGTACTGGCGATCTACGTGGGCTACCACGTGGTCTGGACGGTAACCCCCGCGCTGCACACGCCGCTGATGGCGGTGACCAATGCGATCTCGGCCATCATCATCGTCGGCGCCATGCTGGCCGCCGGCCTGACCGAGGGCTACGTTGGCCGCTCAATGGGGACGCTGGCGGTGGCGCTGGCGGCGGTGAATGTGTTCGGCGGCTTCCTGGTCACGCAGCGCATGCTGGAGATGTTCAGGAAGAAGGCACCCAAGGCGCAGCCCGAAGCCAAGGGGCAGCCTGGCGGCAAACTGGCGGAGGTAGCGCAATGA
- a CDS encoding Re/Si-specific NAD(P)(+) transhydrogenase subunit alpha: MQIGIPTETRAGEARVAATPETVKKYVAQGHQVILQAGAGVRASQTDSAYEAAGARIGSAAEALGAQLVLKVRAPDEAELAQMKPGAVLVGMLNPFDAENNARMSAANITAFALEAAPRTTRAQSMDVLSSQANIAGYKAVLVAAHHYQRFMPMLMTAAGTVKAARVLILGAGVAGLQAIATAKRLGAVIEASDVRPAVKEQIESLGAKFLDVPFLTDEEREIAQGVGGYARPMPPDWMKRQAELVHQRAVQADIVITTALIPGRKAPVLLQETTVAQMKPGSVVVDLAAAQGGNCPLTVADEVVNHNGVIIIGHTNLASMVAADASALYARNVLDFLKLVIDKNGQFTLNLEDDIVAACLMTRREELALAS, translated from the coding sequence ATGCAGATAGGGATCCCGACTGAGACGCGGGCGGGGGAGGCGCGCGTTGCCGCAACGCCGGAGACCGTGAAGAAATACGTGGCACAGGGCCACCAGGTCATATTGCAGGCTGGCGCCGGCGTGCGTGCCAGCCAGACCGACAGCGCCTATGAGGCCGCGGGCGCGCGCATCGGCAGCGCCGCCGAGGCGCTGGGCGCGCAACTGGTGCTGAAGGTGCGCGCACCGGACGAAGCCGAGCTGGCGCAGATGAAGCCGGGCGCCGTGCTGGTCGGCATGCTCAATCCCTTCGACGCCGAGAACAACGCGCGCATGTCCGCCGCGAACATCACCGCCTTTGCGCTTGAAGCCGCGCCGCGCACGACGCGCGCGCAGAGCATGGACGTGCTGTCGTCGCAGGCCAACATCGCCGGCTACAAGGCCGTGCTGGTGGCGGCGCACCACTACCAGCGCTTCATGCCGATGCTGATGACCGCCGCCGGCACCGTCAAGGCCGCGCGCGTGCTGATCCTGGGCGCAGGCGTCGCCGGCCTGCAGGCCATCGCCACGGCCAAGCGGCTGGGTGCGGTGATCGAGGCCTCCGATGTGCGCCCAGCGGTCAAGGAGCAGATCGAATCGCTCGGCGCCAAGTTCCTCGACGTGCCCTTCCTCACCGATGAAGAGCGCGAGATCGCCCAGGGCGTCGGCGGCTATGCACGCCCGATGCCGCCGGACTGGATGAAGCGCCAGGCCGAGCTGGTGCACCAGCGCGCCGTCCAGGCCGACATCGTCATCACCACCGCACTGATCCCGGGCCGCAAGGCGCCGGTGCTGCTGCAGGAAACCACCGTGGCGCAGATGAAACCCGGCTCGGTGGTGGTAGACCTGGCCGCGGCACAGGGCGGCAACTGCCCGCTGACGGTGGCCGACGAAGTGGTCAACCACAACGGCGTCATCATCATCGGCCACACCAACCTGGCCAGCATGGTCGCGGCCGACGCCTCGGCGCTCTATGCCCGCAACGTGCTGGACTTCCTCAAGCTGGTCATCGACAAGAACGGCCAGTTCACGCTGAACCTGGAAGACGACATCGTCGCCGCCTGCCTGATGACGCGGCGCGAAGAACTGGCGCTGGCCAGCTGA
- a CDS encoding TauD/TfdA dioxygenase family protein encodes MTIQIKPLTGSVAAAVTGVDLNQPLDDASFEILHRAFLEHGVLVFRGQQLQPAAQVAFARRWGKPVQGNPLLKGLTEFPELAQVTRIPKETASTEAWHSDSIYTEVPPKISILSAVTIPIGGDTMWCNQYVSYDRLSPAMQRMIDGLRARFSGARLARMTGSDKVPTAVHPIVRTHPETGRKALYVGHPDTAQCIEGMTEAESRPLLDFLYEHSVTPDNVYRHMWQEGDVVMWDNRCTMHYAVHDYGNADRVLNRVTLEGEVPR; translated from the coding sequence ATGACAATCCAGATCAAGCCGCTGACCGGCTCCGTGGCCGCAGCCGTGACCGGTGTCGACCTGAACCAGCCGCTCGACGACGCCAGCTTCGAGATCCTGCACCGGGCATTCCTGGAGCATGGCGTGCTGGTGTTCCGCGGCCAGCAGCTGCAGCCGGCCGCGCAGGTCGCGTTCGCCCGGCGCTGGGGCAAGCCGGTGCAGGGCAACCCGCTGCTCAAGGGCCTGACCGAGTTCCCGGAACTGGCGCAGGTCACCAGGATCCCGAAGGAAACCGCCTCGACCGAGGCCTGGCATTCCGACTCGATCTATACCGAGGTGCCGCCGAAGATCTCCATCCTGTCGGCCGTCACCATCCCCATCGGTGGCGACACCATGTGGTGCAACCAGTACGTCTCGTACGACCGCCTGTCGCCGGCGATGCAGCGCATGATCGACGGGCTGCGGGCCCGCTTCTCGGGGGCGCGGCTGGCCAGGATGACGGGTTCGGACAAGGTGCCGACGGCGGTGCACCCGATCGTGCGCACGCACCCGGAGACCGGGCGCAAGGCGCTTTATGTCGGCCACCCCGACACCGCGCAGTGCATCGAAGGCATGACCGAAGCGGAGAGCCGTCCGCTGCTCGACTTCCTGTATGAGCACTCGGTGACGCCGGACAACGTCTACCGCCATATGTGGCAGGAGGGCGATGTAGTGATGTGGGATAACCGCTGCACCATGCACTACGCCGTGCACGACTATGGCAATGCCGATCGCGTGCTGAACCGCGTCACGCTGGAAGGGGAAGTGCCCCGCTGA
- a CDS encoding zinc-binding dehydrogenase → MKAVRVVPGPEGGKVEVQAIPVPVAAAGQVLVRVRAAGLNRGEINQAKELRSGNTITTGVEFAGEIAEVGEGVSGWRKGDRVMGHGRGCQAEYVVADPLALIPVPDGMSWIDAAAFPNVFITAHDALVTNGRLVAGESVLVNGASGGVAMATIQIASLMGARPVIASSRSAAKLDKIIQFGVDVGIDASQDDQVEAVLQATDNKGVDIIIDTVGGPVFEANMKSLAVKGRLVNIARLGSATAQIDLAQLWLKRLQLIGVTFRTRTEQERLECIQACARDMLPFLRAGRVRLPIDRTFAMTDIDAAHAYMKQDQHVGKIVLLVD, encoded by the coding sequence GTGAAGGCAGTCCGTGTAGTGCCGGGCCCCGAGGGCGGCAAGGTCGAAGTGCAGGCTATCCCCGTGCCGGTGGCGGCAGCGGGGCAGGTACTGGTGAGGGTGCGCGCTGCCGGCCTCAACCGTGGCGAGATCAACCAGGCGAAGGAACTGCGCTCGGGCAACACCATCACCACCGGCGTCGAATTTGCCGGCGAGATCGCCGAAGTCGGTGAAGGCGTCAGCGGCTGGCGCAAGGGCGACCGCGTGATGGGCCACGGCCGCGGCTGCCAGGCGGAGTATGTGGTGGCCGATCCGTTGGCGCTGATCCCGGTGCCGGACGGCATGTCGTGGATCGATGCCGCGGCGTTCCCCAACGTCTTTATCACCGCGCATGACGCTCTGGTTACCAACGGCCGCCTGGTGGCGGGCGAGTCGGTGCTGGTCAACGGCGCCTCGGGCGGCGTGGCGATGGCGACGATCCAGATCGCCTCGCTGATGGGCGCCCGGCCCGTGATCGCGTCCTCGCGCTCGGCGGCCAAGCTCGACAAGATCATCCAGTTTGGCGTGGATGTCGGCATCGACGCCTCGCAGGACGACCAGGTCGAGGCCGTCTTGCAGGCCACCGACAACAAGGGCGTCGACATCATCATCGATACCGTCGGCGGCCCGGTGTTCGAGGCCAACATGAAGAGCCTGGCGGTCAAGGGCCGCCTGGTGAATATCGCGCGGCTGGGCTCGGCGACCGCCCAGATCGACCTGGCGCAGCTCTGGCTCAAGCGCCTGCAGCTGATCGGCGTGACCTTCCGCACGCGCACGGAACAGGAGCGGCTGGAATGCATCCAGGCCTGCGCGCGCGACATGCTGCCCTTTTTGCGCGCGGGCCGCGTGCGGCTGCCGATCGACCGGACCTTTGCCATGACCGACATCGACGCCGCGCATGCATACATGAAGCAAGACCAGCACGTCGGCAAGATCGTGTTGCTGGTCGACTGA
- a CDS encoding UxaA family hydrolase, with translation MPRAIVLNPADNVATLLDAGQAGEACALEGERQGRLVLLQDVPFGHKICIADTAEGQTIVKYGQVIGRASRAVRAGEHMHVHNIESARARGDLQKG, from the coding sequence ATGCCCCGAGCCATCGTACTGAACCCGGCCGACAATGTGGCCACCCTGCTGGACGCCGGCCAGGCCGGCGAAGCCTGCGCACTGGAAGGCGAGCGACAAGGCAGGCTGGTGCTGCTGCAAGACGTGCCGTTCGGCCACAAGATCTGCATCGCCGACACGGCCGAGGGACAAACCATCGTGAAGTACGGCCAGGTCATCGGCCGCGCCAGCCGCGCGGTGCGCGCCGGAGAACACATGCATGTTCACAACATCGAGTCGGCGCGTGCCCGCGGCGACCTGCAAAAGGGGTAA
- a CDS encoding UxaA family hydrolase codes for MTATFLGYPRENGAVGVRNWVAVVSVMDNCNPVTRTIARTVGGCIPVTTLFVRGQFGADLDFAFESLAGLGRNPNIAAVLLVGLEESSTEEVARRIRSTGKPVECVHLQPDGTVACIAEGTRKASRLSLAASKARRVPCPVSSLVIGVECGGSDTTSGLSCNPVIGRMADMVVAGGGTVIISETSEFIGAEHLFAERAADGRVREAFVTAVRNMEDLAISRGVDMREDQPSPDNKRGGLTTVEEKALGAMAKAGTSPLVGVLRYGEAPQKKGLHFMDAPAAAVENLTALAAGGCQLTFFGTGVGNPIGSMVAPTVKVCGNVNTLHTMADNIDFDVSGVLQNGDKISDLGEQLFGYAMDVASGTRLTSEVLDIRETAVSRFALSL; via the coding sequence ATGACAGCAACCTTCCTCGGATACCCGCGCGAGAACGGCGCGGTCGGTGTGCGCAACTGGGTCGCGGTGGTCTCCGTGATGGACAACTGCAATCCGGTCACCCGCACCATTGCCCGCACCGTGGGCGGCTGCATCCCGGTCACGACGCTGTTCGTGCGCGGACAGTTCGGCGCCGACCTGGATTTCGCATTCGAGTCGCTGGCCGGCCTGGGCCGCAATCCCAATATCGCCGCGGTGCTGCTGGTGGGCCTGGAGGAATCGTCGACGGAAGAAGTCGCGCGCCGCATCCGCAGCACCGGCAAGCCGGTCGAATGCGTGCACCTGCAGCCCGACGGCACGGTCGCATGCATTGCCGAAGGCACGCGCAAGGCCAGCCGTCTGTCGCTGGCCGCGTCGAAGGCGCGCCGCGTGCCATGCCCGGTGTCGTCGCTGGTGATCGGCGTCGAGTGCGGCGGTTCTGACACCACTTCCGGGCTGAGCTGCAACCCCGTGATCGGCCGCATGGCGGACATGGTGGTCGCCGGCGGCGGCACCGTGATCATTTCCGAGACCTCGGAGTTCATCGGCGCCGAGCACCTGTTCGCCGAGCGCGCGGCTGATGGCCGGGTGCGCGAGGCCTTCGTCACGGCGGTGCGCAACATGGAAGACCTGGCGATCTCGCGCGGGGTCGACATGCGCGAGGACCAGCCTTCGCCCGACAACAAGCGCGGCGGCCTGACCACGGTCGAGGAAAAGGCGCTGGGCGCGATGGCCAAGGCCGGCACCAGCCCGCTGGTGGGCGTGCTGCGCTACGGCGAGGCGCCGCAGAAGAAGGGGCTGCATTTCATGGACGCGCCGGCCGCGGCAGTGGAAAATCTGACTGCGCTGGCTGCCGGCGGATGCCAGCTCACCTTCTTCGGCACGGGGGTGGGCAATCCGATCGGCAGCATGGTGGCACCGACCGTCAAGGTGTGCGGCAACGTCAATACCCTGCACACCATGGCCGACAACATTGACTTCGACGTCAGCGGAGTCCTGCAGAACGGGGACAAGATCTCCGACCTCGGCGAGCAGCTGTTTGGCTATGCGATGGACGTCGCATCCGGCACGCGGCTGACCAGCGAGGTGCTCGATATCCGGGAGACCGCGGTCAGTCGATTCGCACTGAGCCTCTGA
- a CDS encoding GntR family transcriptional regulator has product MTKLSSVSDAIIRSIESGDLREGDRLPSEGELASFHGVSVGTVQKALARLTHSGLITREQGRGTFVSGTRVAPADVRYLRFRDEQGNELPSYVHARSVKRIKRKGPWSEFLAGDGYVRIERVISVGGRFDLYSEFWLREEDFAQLGGLDRDALEKNLRELIGQRLSLPTLRVDQWIRFGPAPAVAAQELGLDPEAPAFIMELRGYTLRDQPLYYQSVYAAPFAERLMIVREKST; this is encoded by the coding sequence ATGACCAAACTTAGCAGCGTCTCCGACGCGATCATCCGCTCCATCGAATCCGGCGACCTGCGCGAGGGCGACCGCCTGCCCTCCGAGGGCGAGCTCGCCAGCTTCCATGGAGTCAGCGTCGGCACGGTCCAGAAGGCATTGGCACGGCTGACGCATTCCGGACTGATCACGCGCGAACAGGGACGGGGCACCTTTGTTTCCGGGACGCGCGTGGCGCCGGCGGATGTCCGTTACCTGCGCTTCCGCGATGAACAGGGCAACGAACTGCCGTCCTACGTCCATGCGCGCTCGGTAAAGCGGATCAAGCGCAAGGGTCCGTGGTCGGAGTTCCTCGCCGGTGACGGCTACGTGCGCATCGAGCGCGTGATCAGCGTCGGCGGCCGCTTCGACCTCTACAGCGAGTTCTGGCTGCGCGAGGAAGACTTCGCGCAACTCGGCGGGCTGGACCGCGATGCCCTGGAGAAGAACCTGCGCGAGCTGATCGGCCAGCGCCTGTCGCTGCCGACGCTGCGCGTGGACCAGTGGATCCGCTTCGGCCCGGCCCCGGCCGTGGCCGCGCAGGAACTTGGTCTGGACCCCGAGGCGCCGGCATTCATCATGGAGTTGCGTGGCTACACGCTGCGCGACCAGCCGCTCTACTACCAGTCGGTCTACGCCGCCCCGTTCGCGGAGCGCCTGATGATCGTGCGGGAGAAATCGACATGA
- a CDS encoding Ldh family oxidoreductase — MSIRWNTDSLARWTAAVFESCGVAPDQATQAAAALVRSELRGYKTHGLTRVPSYVERLRAGDFNPRPEMSHKTFPGGVVLDADGAMGQIAGPRAVQLGLEALQSSASVLVAVQSCGHLGALGIPALLAAEAGAFCMVGQRTPPVLGMEGFARAAIGHNPIAFGCPLPGAAPIVFDVACSVAARGHILLAAREGKPIPAGWALDADGHPTTDAQRALEGSLLPTGGHKGIGIAMMVECLAGAMAATADSLSPARNTVSGAGAVGRQGGFVWLVKPDAFAGKELFADYMAQWTGNYLAAGGADARLPGHRGEALEREGRQQGITLPDAVVRALDTLGRELGIPLPG; from the coding sequence ATGAGTATCCGCTGGAACACTGACAGCCTCGCGCGCTGGACTGCCGCCGTGTTTGAGTCATGCGGCGTGGCGCCAGACCAGGCGACCCAAGCCGCCGCCGCGCTGGTGCGCAGCGAGCTGCGCGGCTACAAGACGCATGGCCTGACGCGGGTCCCCTCCTACGTCGAACGCCTGCGTGCCGGCGATTTCAACCCACGCCCCGAGATGTCGCACAAGACCTTCCCGGGCGGCGTCGTGCTCGACGCCGACGGCGCCATGGGCCAGATCGCGGGCCCGCGCGCCGTGCAACTCGGACTGGAGGCGCTGCAGTCGAGCGCGTCGGTGCTGGTTGCGGTGCAATCGTGCGGCCATCTCGGCGCACTCGGTATCCCGGCATTGCTGGCCGCCGAGGCCGGGGCCTTCTGCATGGTCGGCCAGCGCACGCCGCCCGTGCTGGGCATGGAAGGCTTTGCCCGCGCCGCGATCGGGCACAACCCCATTGCCTTCGGCTGCCCGTTGCCGGGTGCGGCACCGATCGTGTTCGACGTGGCCTGCAGCGTTGCCGCACGCGGCCATATCCTGCTGGCCGCCCGTGAAGGCAAGCCGATTCCCGCGGGCTGGGCGCTCGACGCCGACGGCCACCCGACCACCGATGCGCAACGCGCGCTGGAAGGCTCGCTGCTGCCCACTGGCGGGCACAAGGGCATCGGCATCGCCATGATGGTGGAGTGCCTGGCCGGCGCCATGGCCGCCACCGCGGACTCGCTTTCCCCGGCGCGCAACACTGTCAGCGGCGCCGGCGCGGTCGGCCGCCAGGGCGGTTTTGTGTGGCTGGTCAAGCCGGACGCCTTTGCCGGCAAGGAGCTGTTCGCCGACTACATGGCGCAGTGGACCGGCAACTATCTTGCCGCCGGCGGCGCCGACGCCCGGCTACCCGGACACCGTGGCGAAGCGCTCGAGCGCGAAGGCCGCCAGCAAGGCATCACCCTGCCCGACGCGGTCGTCCGGGCACTGGATACGCTCGGCCGGGAACTCGGCATCCCCCTCCCCGGCTAG